A single genomic interval of Stenotrophomonas bentonitica harbors:
- the putA gene encoding bifunctional proline dehydrogenase/L-glutamate gamma-semialdehyde dehydrogenase PutA: protein MTASSALPPAPASSGASRPPLLSPELPAVPNAFRQAITDAWMKDEASHVRELLAQARLPADEQATVQATAADLVARVRVRAKDQGAIEAFMRQYDLGSEEGVLLMCVAEALLRIPDQDTADKLIRDKLGEADWKKHLGGSDSVLVNASTWGLMLTGHIVQINDSTRADVPGAFARLMGRVGEPVIRLAVRQAMKIMGHQFVMGRTIDEALSRSHKGDNASYRYSFDMLGEGALTMKDAKRYLEDYRRAIHSIGGDHKARGGRPDGDVNSAPGISIKLSALYPRYEHAKRARVMADLVPGVLELAQLAKSYGIGCTVDAEETDRLELSLDIIEAVVSDASLAGWEGFGVVVQAYQKRTPYTIDYLADLARRIGRRLQVRLVKGAYWDAEIKRAQIDGLPAYPVFTRKQNTDVSYLACAKRLFTHADAIYPMFATHNAHTIAAVKAIAKGGQYEHQKLHGMGDDLYAEVVPANRLNVPCRVYAPVGSHEDLLPYLVRRLLENGANSSFVNRITDEDVAIDDLIRDPVEAVASFDSIPHPKIPLPVDLLRSQNHDRKNSMGINLANDNDLRALAEQLNAAIKPWQAAPLVPGAQPTGALLNVINPADNRQVVGQWQPADSATVEKALVNAVAAQPQWNRTPAASRAAILEHAADQLEARMPEFMALCVKEAGKSLPDGIAEVREAVDFLRYYAKQAREQFGHAEKLPSPTGESNELQLHGRGVFVCISPWNFPLAIFLGQVAAALAAGNSVIAKPAEQTNLIGYYAVKLLLDAGVPEGVVQFLPGDGATVGAALTADPRVAGVAFTGSTDTARAINRAMAARDAAIGVLIAETGGQNAFIADSSALPEQLVKDAIGSAFTSAGQRCSAARVLFVQDDIADKVMTMLAGAMAELKIGDPGLLSTDVGPVIDADALQILREHALRMEKEARLIAAAELSEAAAHGTFFAPRAYELKNLDQLHKEIFGPVLHVIRWKGDQLDAVIDQINATGYGLTLGVHSRIDETVDRISSRINVGNVYVNRNQIGAVVGVQPFGGQGLSGTGPKAGGPHYLLRFATEKTVTVNTTAAGGNASLLTLGD from the coding sequence ATGACCGCATCTTCCGCGCTTCCCCCTGCCCCGGCCTCGTCCGGCGCCTCCCGCCCGCCGCTGCTGTCGCCCGAGCTGCCGGCCGTTCCCAACGCGTTCCGCCAGGCCATCACCGATGCCTGGATGAAGGACGAGGCCAGCCACGTGCGCGAGCTGCTGGCGCAGGCGCGCCTGCCGGCCGACGAACAGGCCACCGTGCAGGCCACCGCCGCCGACCTGGTGGCCCGCGTGCGCGTGCGCGCCAAGGACCAGGGCGCGATCGAAGCCTTCATGCGCCAGTACGACCTGGGCAGCGAGGAAGGCGTGCTGCTGATGTGCGTGGCCGAAGCCCTGCTGCGCATTCCCGACCAGGACACCGCCGACAAGCTGATCCGCGACAAGCTCGGCGAAGCGGACTGGAAGAAGCACCTGGGCGGCAGCGACTCGGTGCTGGTCAACGCCTCCACCTGGGGCCTGATGCTTACCGGCCACATCGTGCAGATCAACGACTCCACCCGCGCCGACGTGCCGGGCGCGTTCGCGCGCCTGATGGGCCGCGTGGGTGAGCCGGTGATCCGCCTGGCCGTGCGCCAGGCGATGAAGATCATGGGCCACCAGTTCGTCATGGGTCGCACCATCGACGAAGCGCTGTCGCGCTCGCACAAGGGCGACAACGCCAGCTACCGCTATTCGTTCGACATGCTCGGCGAAGGCGCGCTGACCATGAAGGACGCCAAGCGTTACCTGGAAGACTACCGTCGCGCGATCCACTCCATCGGTGGCGACCACAAGGCCCGTGGCGGCCGTCCGGACGGCGACGTCAATTCGGCGCCGGGCATCTCGATCAAACTGTCGGCGCTGTACCCGCGCTACGAGCACGCCAAGCGTGCGCGCGTGATGGCCGACCTGGTGCCGGGCGTGCTGGAACTGGCCCAGCTGGCCAAGTCCTATGGCATCGGCTGCACGGTCGACGCCGAGGAAACCGACCGCCTGGAACTGTCGCTGGACATCATCGAAGCAGTGGTGAGCGACGCGTCGCTGGCCGGTTGGGAAGGCTTCGGCGTGGTGGTGCAGGCGTACCAGAAGCGCACCCCGTACACGATCGATTACCTGGCCGACCTGGCCCGCCGCATCGGCCGCCGCCTGCAGGTGCGCCTGGTCAAGGGCGCGTACTGGGACGCGGAGATCAAGCGCGCGCAGATCGACGGCCTGCCGGCCTACCCGGTGTTCACACGCAAGCAGAACACCGACGTGTCCTACCTGGCCTGCGCCAAGCGCCTGTTCACCCATGCCGACGCGATCTACCCGATGTTCGCCACCCACAACGCGCACACCATCGCGGCGGTGAAGGCGATCGCCAAGGGCGGCCAGTACGAGCACCAGAAGCTGCACGGCATGGGCGATGATCTGTATGCCGAAGTGGTGCCGGCCAACCGCCTCAACGTGCCGTGCCGCGTGTACGCGCCGGTGGGTTCGCATGAAGACCTGCTGCCGTACCTGGTGCGCCGCCTGCTCGAAAACGGCGCCAACTCCAGCTTCGTCAACCGCATCACCGACGAAGACGTGGCCATCGACGACCTGATCCGCGACCCGGTCGAGGCCGTTGCCTCGTTCGACTCGATTCCGCACCCCAAGATCCCGCTGCCGGTTGACCTGCTGCGCAGCCAGAACCACGACAGGAAGAACTCCATGGGCATCAACCTTGCCAACGACAACGATCTGCGCGCCCTGGCCGAGCAGCTCAACGCGGCCATCAAGCCGTGGCAGGCCGCCCCGCTGGTGCCGGGCGCACAGCCGACCGGCGCGCTGCTCAACGTGATCAACCCGGCCGACAACCGCCAGGTGGTGGGCCAGTGGCAGCCGGCCGACAGCGCCACCGTCGAAAAGGCGCTGGTCAATGCCGTGGCGGCACAGCCGCAGTGGAACCGCACCCCGGCCGCCAGCCGCGCCGCGATCCTGGAGCACGCCGCCGACCAGCTCGAAGCACGCATGCCGGAGTTCATGGCGCTGTGCGTGAAGGAAGCCGGCAAGAGCCTGCCCGACGGCATCGCCGAAGTGCGCGAAGCGGTCGACTTCCTGCGCTACTACGCCAAGCAGGCGCGCGAGCAGTTCGGCCACGCCGAAAAGCTGCCGAGCCCGACCGGTGAGTCCAACGAACTGCAGCTGCACGGCCGTGGCGTGTTCGTCTGCATCAGCCCGTGGAACTTCCCGCTGGCGATCTTCCTGGGCCAGGTGGCCGCTGCACTGGCCGCCGGCAACAGCGTGATCGCCAAGCCGGCCGAGCAGACCAACCTGATCGGCTACTACGCGGTGAAGCTGCTGCTGGACGCCGGCGTACCCGAAGGCGTGGTGCAGTTCCTGCCGGGCGACGGCGCCACCGTCGGTGCCGCGCTCACCGCCGACCCGCGCGTGGCCGGCGTGGCCTTCACCGGTTCGACCGACACCGCGCGTGCGATCAACCGAGCGATGGCCGCGCGTGATGCCGCCATCGGCGTGCTGATCGCCGAAACCGGCGGCCAGAACGCCTTCATCGCCGACTCCTCGGCGCTGCCGGAACAGCTGGTCAAGGACGCCATCGGCTCGGCCTTCACCTCGGCAGGCCAGCGCTGCTCGGCCGCGCGCGTGCTGTTCGTGCAGGACGACATCGCCGACAAGGTGATGACCATGCTGGCCGGTGCGATGGCCGAACTGAAGATCGGCGACCCGGGCCTGCTGTCCACCGACGTCGGCCCGGTGATCGATGCCGACGCGCTGCAGATCCTGCGCGAACATGCGCTGCGCATGGAGAAGGAAGCGCGCCTGATCGCCGCCGCCGAGCTCAGCGAAGCGGCCGCGCACGGCACCTTCTTCGCGCCGCGTGCGTACGAACTGAAGAACCTGGACCAGCTGCACAAGGAGATCTTCGGGCCGGTGCTGCACGTGATCCGCTGGAAGGGCGACCAGCTCGACGCGGTGATCGACCAGATCAACGCCACCGGCTATGGCCTCACCCTCGGCGTGCATTCGCGCATCGATGAGACGGTGGACCGCATTTCCTCGCGCATCAACGTGGGCAACGTGTACGTCAACCGCAACCAGATCGGTGCGGTGGTCGGCGTGCAGCCGTTCGGCGGCCAGGGCCTGTCGGGCACCGGTCCGAAGGCCGGCGGCCCGCACTACCTGCTGCGTTTTGCCACGGAAAAGACCGTCACCGTGAACACCACGGCGGCCGGTGGCAATGCGTCGTTGCTGACCCTCGGCGATTGA
- a CDS encoding outer membrane protein transport protein → MHTASTLARVTALAVGIAGVLAVGHVNAAAFQLKENSAKGLGRAFAGSGSAQGDASIIAVNPAGMRQLEGTMVQGDLSAISFKAEYEGTGRKPTGQPQTGGDGGDAGMIAPVPAAYFHMPIGEKAHFGVSLTAPFGFKTDYENGWVGRYTGLKTDLKAIDLGFAASYDVNPYVSFGASVFVEHLTIELSNNIDFGTALAQSRVPGFAPGSADGKLTVEGDNNAVGWTVGGLFSPDENTHIGISYRSKVEHKVTGGDATFDVPANAAAVLAVAQPGRFISTSGKATLTLPASATFSVTHNFTDRFTMMADVTRTAWSTAFDSVTIDYASAQPDSVLEFGYRDTTFASLGGDYKLSDTVTLRSGVAYDQTPTTDAHRDVRVPDTSRIWLSFGLGWTPSANMEYNFGYTHLFTNDPNLIVPGTTNNQGNSLNGKYKVRGDVLAASFQYKF, encoded by the coding sequence GCGCCTTCGCCGGTTCGGGCAGCGCCCAGGGCGACGCCTCGATCATCGCCGTCAACCCGGCCGGCATGCGCCAGCTGGAAGGCACCATGGTGCAGGGCGACCTGAGCGCCATCAGCTTCAAGGCCGAATACGAAGGCACCGGCCGCAAGCCGACCGGCCAGCCGCAGACCGGCGGTGACGGCGGCGACGCCGGCATGATTGCCCCGGTTCCGGCTGCCTACTTCCACATGCCGATCGGCGAAAAGGCCCACTTCGGTGTGTCGCTGACCGCTCCGTTCGGCTTCAAGACCGACTACGAGAACGGCTGGGTGGGTCGCTACACCGGCCTGAAGACCGACCTGAAGGCGATCGACCTGGGCTTCGCCGCCTCGTACGACGTCAACCCGTACGTGTCCTTCGGCGCGTCGGTGTTCGTTGAGCACCTGACCATCGAACTGAGCAACAATATCGACTTCGGCACCGCGCTGGCCCAGTCCCGCGTGCCGGGCTTCGCCCCGGGCAGCGCCGATGGCAAGCTGACCGTCGAAGGCGACAACAACGCCGTGGGTTGGACGGTCGGTGGCCTCTTCAGCCCCGATGAGAACACCCACATCGGCATCAGCTACCGTTCCAAGGTCGAGCACAAGGTCACCGGCGGCGACGCCACCTTCGACGTGCCGGCCAACGCCGCTGCCGTGCTGGCCGTTGCACAGCCGGGTCGCTTCATCAGCACCTCGGGCAAGGCCACGCTGACCCTGCCGGCCTCGGCCACCTTCAGCGTGACCCACAACTTCACCGACCGCTTCACCATGATGGCCGACGTCACCCGCACCGCGTGGTCGACCGCGTTTGACTCGGTCACCATCGACTATGCTTCGGCGCAGCCGGATTCGGTGCTGGAGTTCGGCTACCGTGACACCACCTTTGCTTCGCTGGGCGGCGACTACAAGCTGAGCGACACCGTCACCCTGCGCAGCGGCGTGGCGTACGACCAGACCCCGACCACCGACGCGCACCGCGACGTCCGCGTGCCGGACACCAGCCGCATCTGGCTGTCGTTCGGCCTGGGCTGGACCCCGTCGGCGAACATGGAATACAACTTCGGTTATACCCACCTGTTCACCAACGATCCGAACCTGATCGTGCCGGGCACCACCAACAACCAGGGCAACTCGCTCAACGGCAAGTACAAGGTCCGCGGCGACGTGCTGGCTGCTTCGTTCCAGTACAAGTTCTGA
- a CDS encoding ThuA domain-containing protein: MRSLTLPLLLVLSLSTVAGPATAQEDRVLVFTHTAKFRHDSIPTAVSTLRLLAGRERMAVDQSENPADFNDVNLARYRVVVFANTTGDVLDAAQQQAMESFIRAGGGYMGVHSAADTEYDWPWYGQLVGAYFKNHPEGLQFSPVQPERDGKPVGTAWPVRDELYNYRSNPRGTVQVTATVDEKRYSGGTMGADHPIAWCHAFDGGRSWYTGLGHDTAVYRNRDFLAHLRQGLLYAAGRSPQC; this comes from the coding sequence ATGCGCTCACTGACCCTGCCCCTGCTGCTGGTCCTGTCGTTGTCCACCGTTGCCGGACCTGCCACGGCGCAGGAAGACCGCGTGCTGGTGTTCACCCACACCGCGAAGTTCCGCCACGATTCCATCCCCACCGCAGTGAGCACGCTGCGCCTGCTGGCCGGGCGCGAGCGGATGGCGGTGGACCAGAGCGAGAACCCCGCCGACTTCAACGACGTCAACCTCGCCCGCTACCGGGTGGTGGTGTTCGCCAATACCACCGGCGATGTACTCGACGCCGCGCAGCAGCAGGCGATGGAGAGCTTCATCCGCGCCGGCGGCGGCTACATGGGCGTGCATTCGGCGGCCGACACCGAATACGACTGGCCGTGGTACGGCCAGCTGGTGGGCGCCTACTTCAAGAACCATCCCGAAGGCCTGCAGTTCAGCCCGGTGCAGCCCGAACGCGACGGCAAGCCCGTGGGCACTGCCTGGCCCGTGCGCGACGAGCTCTACAACTACCGCAGCAACCCGCGCGGCACGGTGCAGGTGACCGCCACCGTGGACGAGAAGCGCTACAGCGGCGGCACCATGGGCGCCGACCACCCCATCGCGTGGTGCCACGCCTTCGATGGCGGGCGCAGCTGGTACACCGGCCTGGGCCACGACACGGCGGTGTACCGCAACCGCGATTTCCTGGCGCACCTGCGCCAGGGCCTGCTGTACGCCGCAGGCCGCTCACCGCAGTGCTGA
- the ctaD gene encoding cytochrome c oxidase subunit I, with translation MAHTAVDHDGHHGHQQSFFERWFFSTNHKDIGTLYLLFSFIMFIIGAAMSVIIRAELMQPGLQFVKPETFNQLTTVHALVMIFGGVMPAFVGLANWMIPLQVGAPDMALPRMNNWSFWLLPVAFSLLLLTFLLPGGAPAGGWTLYPPLSLQGGYNVAFTVFAIHVAGISSIMGAINIIATVLNMRAPGIDLLKMPIFCWSWLITAFLLIAVMPVLAGAVTMLLTDKFFGTSFFNAAGGGDPVMFQHIFWFFGHPEVYIMILPAFGVVSEIIPTFSRKPLFGYQAMVYAIAAIAFLSFIVWAHHMFTVGMPLGGEIYFMFATMLISIPTGVKVFNWVSTMWRGSLTFEAPMLWAVAFVILFTIGGFSGLMLAIVVADFQYHDTYFVVAHFHYVLVTGAVFALIGAVYYWWPKWTGRMYSEFWAKVHFWWSIIFVNLLFFPQHFLGLAGMPRRIPDYSVAFADWNLISSIGAFGMFVTPFMMAAILIASLRNGEKAADRSWEGARGLEWTIPSPAPAHTFTVPPVIRPGDLAHDDITH, from the coding sequence ATGGCGCATACCGCAGTTGATCACGACGGGCATCACGGACATCAGCAGTCGTTCTTCGAGCGTTGGTTCTTCTCGACCAACCACAAGGACATCGGCACGCTGTACCTGCTCTTCAGCTTCATCATGTTCATCATCGGCGCGGCGATGAGCGTGATCATCCGCGCCGAGCTGATGCAGCCCGGCCTGCAGTTCGTGAAGCCGGAAACCTTCAACCAGCTCACCACCGTGCATGCGCTGGTGATGATCTTCGGTGGCGTCATGCCGGCCTTCGTCGGCCTGGCCAACTGGATGATCCCGCTGCAGGTCGGCGCGCCGGACATGGCGCTGCCGCGCATGAACAACTGGTCGTTCTGGCTGCTGCCGGTGGCCTTCAGCCTGCTGCTGCTCACCTTCCTGCTGCCCGGTGGTGCGCCGGCCGGTGGCTGGACCCTGTACCCGCCGCTGTCGCTGCAGGGCGGCTACAACGTGGCCTTCACCGTGTTCGCCATCCACGTGGCCGGCATCAGCTCGATCATGGGCGCGATCAACATCATCGCCACCGTGCTCAACATGCGCGCGCCCGGCATCGACCTGCTGAAGATGCCGATCTTCTGCTGGTCCTGGCTGATCACCGCGTTCCTGCTGATCGCGGTGATGCCGGTGCTGGCCGGTGCGGTGACCATGCTGCTCACCGACAAGTTCTTCGGCACCAGCTTCTTCAATGCCGCCGGTGGTGGCGACCCGGTGATGTTCCAGCACATCTTCTGGTTCTTCGGCCACCCGGAGGTGTACATCATGATCCTGCCGGCGTTCGGCGTGGTCAGTGAAATCATCCCCACCTTCAGCCGCAAGCCGCTGTTCGGTTACCAGGCCATGGTCTACGCGATCGCCGCGATCGCGTTCCTGTCGTTCATCGTCTGGGCCCACCACATGTTCACCGTGGGCATGCCCCTGGGCGGCGAAATCTACTTCATGTTCGCCACCATGCTGATCTCCATCCCGACCGGGGTGAAGGTGTTCAACTGGGTGAGCACCATGTGGCGCGGCTCGCTCACCTTCGAAGCCCCGATGCTGTGGGCGGTGGCGTTCGTCATCCTGTTCACCATCGGCGGCTTCTCCGGCCTGATGCTGGCCATCGTGGTGGCCGACTTCCAGTACCACGACACCTACTTCGTGGTGGCGCACTTCCACTACGTGCTGGTCACCGGTGCGGTATTCGCGCTGATCGGCGCGGTGTACTACTGGTGGCCGAAGTGGACCGGGCGCATGTACAGCGAGTTCTGGGCCAAGGTCCATTTCTGGTGGTCGATCATCTTCGTGAACCTGCTGTTTTTCCCGCAGCACTTCCTCGGCCTGGCCGGCATGCCGCGCCGTATTCCCGATTACAGCGTGGCGTTCGCCGACTGGAACCTGATCAGCTCGATCGGTGCGTTCGGCATGTTCGTCACCCCGTTCATGATGGCCGCGATCCTGATCGCCTCGCTGCGCAACGGTGAAAAGGCCGCCGACCGCTCCTGGGAAGGCGCGCGCGGGCTGGAGTGGACCATTCCTTCACCGGCTCCGGCGCATACCTTCACCGTGCCGCCGGTCATCCGTCCGGGCGACCTGGCCCACGACGACATCACTCACTGA
- the coxB gene encoding cytochrome c oxidase subunit II has translation MKQRRKWGTQFAKAVGCGAALMAPALAWAQSADPKPWQLNMGKGVTQSSRLAWESNMFSLWVCTVIGVLVFGAMFYAIFKFRKSKGAVAATFSHNTKAEVIWTVIPVIILVVMAWPATANLIKFYDTRDAEMTVKVTGYQWMWKYEYLGEEVTFTSRLDRESDRVRQSGKVPDRESHPHYLLDVDNRLVLPVDTKVRFVITSDDVIHAWWVPALGWKQDAIPGFINEAWTNIEQVGVYRGQCAELCGKDHGFMPIVVEAVSKEDFQKWLAEKRPKAADPAPAPAAPEATPEATPGETPEAPAAPAAAPAAAPENA, from the coding sequence ATGAAGCAACGCAGAAAGTGGGGCACGCAGTTCGCAAAGGCAGTGGGGTGTGGGGCAGCGCTGATGGCGCCGGCACTGGCGTGGGCCCAATCGGCCGACCCCAAGCCGTGGCAGCTCAACATGGGCAAGGGGGTCACCCAGAGCTCGCGGTTGGCCTGGGAATCCAACATGTTCTCGCTGTGGGTGTGTACGGTCATCGGCGTGCTGGTGTTCGGCGCGATGTTCTATGCCATCTTCAAGTTCCGCAAATCCAAGGGCGCGGTCGCCGCCACCTTCAGCCACAACACCAAGGCCGAGGTGATCTGGACCGTCATCCCGGTGATCATCCTGGTGGTGATGGCCTGGCCGGCCACCGCCAACCTGATCAAGTTCTACGACACCCGCGACGCCGAAATGACCGTGAAGGTCACCGGCTACCAGTGGATGTGGAAGTACGAGTATCTGGGCGAAGAGGTCACCTTCACCAGCCGCCTGGACCGCGAGTCGGACCGCGTGCGGCAGAGCGGCAAGGTGCCGGATCGCGAGAGCCACCCGCACTACCTGCTCGACGTGGACAACCGCCTGGTGCTGCCGGTCGACACCAAGGTGCGCTTCGTCATCACCTCCGACGACGTGATCCACGCCTGGTGGGTGCCCGCACTGGGTTGGAAGCAGGACGCCATTCCCGGCTTCATCAACGAGGCCTGGACCAACATCGAGCAGGTCGGCGTGTACCGCGGCCAGTGCGCCGAGTTGTGCGGCAAGGACCATGGCTTCATGCCGATCGTGGTCGAAGCGGTCTCGAAGGAAGACTTCCAGAAGTGGCTGGCCGAAAAGCGTCCGAAGGCGGCAGATCCCGCCCCGGCGCCTGCCGCGCCGGAAGCCACCCCGGAAGCGACCCCGGGTGAAACACCGGAAGCACCGGCAGCGCCGGCCGCGGCACCGGCCGCGGCGCCGGAAAACGCCTGA
- a CDS encoding cytochrome c oxidase assembly protein, protein MNDPRPATPAPSAGLPRLIGVAVAVFVLTFSLVPLYRIACEKVFGVRLERGPGAQAAGGPAAAKRTVRVEFDGGVNSKLPWAFHPEQLSMDVVPGELNEALYYARNDSDHALVGSAVPSVAPAKASGYFSKTECFCFTAQTLVAGEKRDMPVRFIVDPDLPANIKTITLSYTFYKNDALSSQLATATPPATARSAP, encoded by the coding sequence ATGAACGACCCGCGCCCCGCCACGCCCGCGCCGAGCGCCGGGCTGCCGCGCCTGATCGGGGTGGCGGTGGCGGTGTTCGTGCTGACCTTCTCGCTGGTGCCGCTGTACCGCATCGCCTGCGAAAAGGTGTTCGGCGTGCGCCTGGAACGCGGACCCGGCGCGCAGGCGGCGGGTGGGCCGGCGGCGGCAAAGCGCACCGTGCGGGTGGAGTTCGACGGCGGCGTCAATTCGAAGCTGCCCTGGGCGTTCCACCCCGAGCAGCTGAGCATGGACGTGGTGCCCGGCGAGCTCAACGAAGCGCTGTACTACGCCCGCAACGACAGCGACCACGCACTGGTGGGCAGCGCGGTGCCGTCGGTGGCCCCGGCCAAGGCCTCGGGCTACTTCAGCAAGACAGAATGCTTCTGCTTCACCGCGCAGACCCTGGTGGCCGGCGAGAAACGCGACATGCCGGTGCGTTTCATCGTCGACCCGGACCTGCCGGCCAACATCAAGACCATCACCCTGTCGTACACGTTCTACAAGAACGACGCGCTGTCGTCGCAGCTGGCCACGGCGACCCCGCCGGCCACCGCGCGCTCGGCACCCTGA